One genomic window of Diospyros lotus cultivar Yz01 chromosome 8, ASM1463336v1, whole genome shotgun sequence includes the following:
- the LOC127808193 gene encoding uncharacterized protein LOC127808193 encodes MLPPFISGSLAQRVLSPLPPSPQRCRLQTITKFEDHLFVVDPTTGQLLDDIPLFKATHYNEKSGMWTSPEAQADYKLMLEKQEAAAFTSQEEESSTLTQKEICASSIRLKSGYFTTKPSKKTRIAPTNHSETKQLKEQVETLLQYNESREIEFEAQKEEIHLLKSMLAIVLENVGEKPLNEPSNAEDGNNS; translated from the exons ATGCTTCCTCCTTTCATATCAGGATCTCTGGCTCAGCGGGTATTAAG CCCATTGCCTCCATCGCCTCAACGTTGCCGCCTCCAGACCATCACCAAATTTGAAGACCACTTGTTTGTG gttGATCCAACCACGGGGCAATTACTTGATGATATTCCTCTTTTTAAAGCAACTCATTACAATGAAAAAAGTGGAATGTGGACATCTCCAGAGGCCCAGGCAGATTAT AAGCTGATGTTGGAGAAACAAGAAGCTGCGGCTTTTAcatcacaagaagaagaaagttcaACACTTACTCAAAAAGAAATTTGTGCTTCATCTATAAGGTTGAAATCAGGTTACTTTACTACTAAACCATCTAAAAAGACTCGGATAGCTCCAACGAATCATTCAGAAACAAAACAACTTAAAGAACAAGTGGAGACCTTGTTACAGTATAATGAGTCAAGAGAAATTGAGTTTGAAGCACAAAAAGAGGAGATTCATCTGTTGAAGAGTATGCTGGCCATTGTTTTAGAAAATGTTGGAGAAAAACCTCTAAATGAACCATCAAATGCAGAAGATGGAAACAACTCTTAG